TCTATTCGCGTCGGGTCAGGAGGAATCATGCTTCCAAATCATGCGTCACTCGTGATCGCAGAACAATTTGGAACACTTGATGCCCTCTTTCCAGGGAGAATCGATCTTGGTTTAGGACGTGCCCCTGGCACCGACCAAGTGACTGCACATGCTCTCAGAAGAGATTTGCGGCATGACGATTTTCCACAGCAATTGGCAGAACTTCGTGCCTATTTTAATCCCAAGCTTGCAGCAGAAACAATGTCTGTCCGTGCGATTCCGGGTGAAGGAGCGAACGTTCCAGTTTGGCTGCTTGGTTCTAGTGGTTACAGCGCGCGATTAGCTGGACAGCTCGGTCTTCCTTTTGCATTTGCCAGCCATTTCTCTCCTGAATATACCGTTCCTGCATTAGAGTTATATCGAAGTAGCTTCCGACCATCTGATGTATTATCAGAGCCCTATGCGATGGTTGGTGTTAATGTTGTTGCTGCCGAAACAGATGAAAAAGCAAAAATTCTTGCAAGCTCCATGCAGCAACAGTTTTTGAATCTAATCAGAAATAAGCCAAGCAAGCTCTTACCACCGATTGAGAATATTGATGAGATTTCAACAGATTTTGAAAAATCGTTACTTTATGAACGACTCGCTACATCGATCATCGGCGGGCCTGAGACAGTAAAGGTAAAACTTGATAAGTTTCTAGAAACAACAGAAGCTAATGAAATAATGGTTAATACGCAAATTTATGACCATCAAGCCCGGTTGCGCTCTTATGAAATTGTTGCAGAGTTAACGAAGTGAAAAAGCATGATAGAAATTTTTGATTAGGAGTTTGATATGGAGAGTAACAGTATTGTCCAATTATTAAAAAATGCAAAAAAGAAAACTTTAGTAAAAGCATTTATTCAAGGTCGACTGTCAGAAATCGATTTCGGGGAAGCGAGTAAGGTGATTCATTTCGGTGATGGCGGGATTGTGATTGGCGATTGGGGCGACATTAAAGCTGCAATTGATCAACATTCCGATATTATTTCTGACTATTTCATCGAAACAGACCGTCGTAACTCATTAATCGATCTGTTAGACATTAAGGAGATAAATGCACGGATTGAGCCTGGTGCGATCATTCGCGAGGGAGTCATCATTGAAGATGATGCCGTAGTGATGATGGGAGCCTGTGTTAATATTGGAGCACATATTGGTGAAAAAACAATGATTGACATGAACGCTGTGATTGGCGGTGGGGCGAAAATCGGGAAACGATGTCATATTGGAGCAGGAGTCGTCATTAAAGGAGTTATTTCCTCTCCCACTGCTTCACCGGTTATCATAGAAGATGATGTGATCATCGGTCCTAATGCCGTAATTATGGAGAGTGTAACGATTGGGAAGGGTGCAATCATTCGCGCTGGTGTTGTGGTCACGAAAAATGTTCGTAACGGTGAGGTACTCTGAAAATAGGGTTTATATAGCTCCCACTAAAATGTCTCAACTCAGTTAAACTTACTGATTGATTTGCGCTTCAGCTGTTTTTTTGAAAAACTAACTGATTTTACTTTTAAAAGAAGCTTTTTACTGTTTTCAATATTAATTTTTTACTAAAAAATAGCGTTTTTTGCTGAACTTAGCTTCATTTTTCAAAAAGAAAGCAATTTTATGCACACCAATGAGCTGATATGCATGTCTTTTTATGGATATGATCTAAGTACAAAAATTTATGATCCAACTTTTCAGATTTATGCACGACTTATTCATTTTATAATACAACTTTGAAAATTTATGATCGTTTAGTTGTGAATATGCACATGAAAATTAATTTATGCTCACCCAAAGGCATATATGCTCATTTTGTAGATAAACCACGGTTCTACTAACAACATCAACTTACTAACAAGAGCTTGAGATCAAATGATCCAAGCTCTTGTTTAAATCAGAATATATCCTAACCACGCAGACATAATCCCAATGATAACAGATACTGCTACATAAAATACCGCTAATTTTATTTTTTGATTATGGATTAAGGTGATAGTCTCATAACCAAAGGTAGAAAACGTTGTATAGGCACCACAAAAACCAACCCCTGCAAACAACCAAAGCGCTTCATTGATAGAATAGTTTTGATAAAGATGAGCTAACAATCCAAGAATAAAGGAACCGGTAATATTTATAATCCATGTTCCAAGTGGAAAAGGACTCCATTTACTATTTTTATTATTGATGTAGCCACCTAATAAGTATCTTGTAGCTGCCCCTAATGAGCCACCAAATCCGATTAACCAAATCATACTGTACCGCCTTCATGTCTTCTGGATTTTGCAATTCTCCAGCCAATATAACTCATACCTAAACCAACAAAAATGGATAATAGCACATAGATTACTGCTTGAAAAATAAAATCCTTTTGGAGTAATCGTAACGTCTCAACAGAAAAGGTTGAAAAAGTTGTAAAAGCCCCGGTGAAACCCGTTCCAATTAACAGGGTTAATTCCGGATTAACCTTTTTCTTGATGCTACCAAAGGTTAGAAACCAGCCGAGAAAAAAGCACCCAAGTATATTAATGATTAACGTACCAATAGGAAATCCATTATCAGCATTTAACCATTCTCCTAATGCAAACCGGCAAATTGCACCAAAAAATCCACCTAACATAACAAATATTAATTTCATACTATAACACCTCTTTAATTGACCAAACCTATTTACCTATCATATTATCTATCGATAAAAAAAACTATCCTCTCACATAATTTTTACTAAATCAGTAAACCACAATTAAAGCCAATATAAAATGACGTGTGCAAACATAATTGCACACGCCATTCCCGATTCTTATATGATTAATACCCCAATATTTACGGCAAATTTGAGCTGCCCATCAAGTAACGGTCAACCTCGCGTGCTACTTCACGGCCTTCGTTAATCGCCCAGACAATTAAGCTTTGGCCGCGTCTGACATCGCCAGCTGCAAACACACCTTCTACATTCGTAGTAAATTCCCCATATTCTGCTTTTACTTTGCAGTTTACTGTTTCTAATGCAAACTGAGTAAGCAGCCCTTGTTCTGGTCCTTCAAAACCAATCGCAATCAATACAAGCTGCGCTGGCCATACTTTTTCCGTCCCTGGTATTTCGTTAAAGAGTACATTTCCGTTCTCATCAACGGTTTTTTCCATTTGAATTGTGTGTAATTCTTTAACTTGACCCAGTTCATCAGCAACGATTTTCTTTGTTTGAATACAATATTGGCGTGGATCGCCACCGAAAGTAGCTTCAGCTTCCTTATGTGCGTAATCAATTGTAAAGACCTGAGGCTGTTCAGGCCACATATTGTCTGCATCACGTGAGCCGGGAAGCTTTGGATGCTTACCAAATTGCACGACGCTGTTGCAGCCTTGGCGAAGAGCTGTCGCCATGCAGTCAGCACCAGTATCACCGCCACCAATGACAATGACATCCTTACCGGCTGCGTCAATCAAACCACCATCAGCATAATTGGAATCTAATAAGCTTTTCGTTGTTTGGGTTAAATAGTCCATTGCAAAATGGATACCATTAGCGTTGCGACCTTCCAAGACAAGATCCCTTTGCTTTTGTGCACCAATTGCAATGATTACTGAATCATACTGTGCTTGAAGCTCAGCAGCAGTAATGTCCTTGCCAACCTCTGTGTTTGTGACGAATTCAATTTCCTCTTGCGCTAACAGATTAACACGACGCTCCACGACATCTTTTTCAAGTTTCATATTAGGGATTCCGTACATGAGCAAGCCACCTGCACGATCGTCCTTCTCAAATACCGTGACACGGTGACCTGCTTGATTTAATTGATCAGCAGCTGCTAACCCTGCTGGTCCTGATCCGATAACGGCAACCTTTTTACCTGTACGTACTGCTGGAATTCTTGGTTTTACCCAACCTTCCGCAAACCCTTTATCAATAATAGCTCGCTCGATATTCTTAATCGCAACAGCAGGCTCATCAGTGAGATTTACAGTACAGGATCCTTCACATGGAGCTGGACAAACACGTCCAGTGAACTCCGGAAAATTATTCGTTTTAAGTAAGCGGTCCAACGCCTCTTGCCATCTTCCTTGGTAAA
The DNA window shown above is from Bacillus sp. T3 and carries:
- a CDS encoding glutamate synthase subunit beta, whose amino-acid sequence is MGKATGFLEYAREEAKERNPKTRLADWNEYSTPFSDETLMRQGARCMDCGTPFCHMGMEIKGLTSGCPIHNLIPEWNDLVYQGRWQEALDRLLKTNNFPEFTGRVCPAPCEGSCTVNLTDEPAVAIKNIERAIIDKGFAEGWVKPRIPAVRTGKKVAVIGSGPAGLAAADQLNQAGHRVTVFEKDDRAGGLLMYGIPNMKLEKDVVERRVNLLAQEEIEFVTNTEVGKDITAAELQAQYDSVIIAIGAQKQRDLVLEGRNANGIHFAMDYLTQTTKSLLDSNYADGGLIDAAGKDVIVIGGGDTGADCMATALRQGCNSVVQFGKHPKLPGSRDADNMWPEQPQVFTIDYAHKEAEATFGGDPRQYCIQTKKIVADELGQVKELHTIQMEKTVDENGNVLFNEIPGTEKVWPAQLVLIAIGFEGPEQGLLTQFALETVNCKVKAEYGEFTTNVEGVFAAGDVRRGQSLIVWAINEGREVAREVDRYLMGSSNLP
- the crcB gene encoding fluoride efflux transporter CrcB — translated: MKLIFVMLGGFFGAICRFALGEWLNADNGFPIGTLIINILGCFFLGWFLTFGSIKKKVNPELTLLIGTGFTGAFTTFSTFSVETLRLLQKDFIFQAVIYVLLSIFVGLGMSYIGWRIAKSRRHEGGTV
- the dapD gene encoding 2,3,4,5-tetrahydropyridine-2,6-dicarboxylate N-acetyltransferase is translated as MESNSIVQLLKNAKKKTLVKAFIQGRLSEIDFGEASKVIHFGDGGIVIGDWGDIKAAIDQHSDIISDYFIETDRRNSLIDLLDIKEINARIEPGAIIREGVIIEDDAVVMMGACVNIGAHIGEKTMIDMNAVIGGGAKIGKRCHIGAGVVIKGVISSPTASPVIIEDDVIIGPNAVIMESVTIGKGAIIRAGVVVTKNVRNGEVL
- the crcB gene encoding fluoride efflux transporter CrcB; amino-acid sequence: MIWLIGFGGSLGAATRYLLGGYINNKNSKWSPFPLGTWIINITGSFILGLLAHLYQNYSINEALWLFAGVGFCGAYTTFSTFGYETITLIHNQKIKLAVFYVAVSVIIGIMSAWLGYILI
- a CDS encoding LLM class flavin-dependent oxidoreductase, with protein sequence MSNNTKAVTTKRLKNIPFSVLDLAPIVEGGNATDALNNTRDLAQHVEKWGYKRYWLAEHHNMPGIASSATSIVIGHVAAGTSSIRVGSGGIMLPNHASLVIAEQFGTLDALFPGRIDLGLGRAPGTDQVTAHALRRDLRHDDFPQQLAELRAYFNPKLAAETMSVRAIPGEGANVPVWLLGSSGYSARLAGQLGLPFAFASHFSPEYTVPALELYRSSFRPSDVLSEPYAMVGVNVVAAETDEKAKILASSMQQQFLNLIRNKPSKLLPPIENIDEISTDFEKSLLYERLATSIIGGPETVKVKLDKFLETTEANEIMVNTQIYDHQARLRSYEIVAELTK